One Bradyrhizobium manausense DNA segment encodes these proteins:
- a CDS encoding aspartate-semialdehyde dehydrogenase, protein MGYKVAVVGATGNVGREMLNILDERKFPADEVVALASRRSVGVEVSYGDRTLKCKALEHYDFSDVDICLMSAGGEVSKEWSPKIGAAGAVVIDNSSAWRMDPDVPLVVPEVNAAATEGFKKKNIIANPNCSTAQLVVALKPLHDKATIKRVVVSTYQSVSGAGKDGMDELFSQTKAVYTNSDLIAKKFPKRIAFNVIPHIDVFMEDGYTKEEWKMMAETKKILDPKIKLSATCVRVPVFVGHSEAVNIEFENPITADEARNILRTAPGCLVIDKQEPGGYATPYEAAGEDATYISRIREDATVENGLVLWCVSDNLRKGAALNAIQIAEVLINRKLISAKKKAA, encoded by the coding sequence ATGGGTTACAAAGTCGCAGTCGTCGGCGCGACCGGCAATGTCGGACGGGAAATGCTCAACATTCTGGATGAGCGCAAATTTCCCGCGGACGAGGTCGTGGCCCTGGCGTCACGCCGCAGCGTCGGCGTCGAGGTGTCCTATGGCGACCGCACCCTGAAGTGCAAGGCGCTCGAGCACTATGATTTCTCCGACGTCGACATCTGCCTGATGTCGGCGGGCGGCGAGGTGTCGAAGGAATGGTCGCCGAAGATCGGCGCCGCCGGTGCGGTCGTGATCGACAATTCCTCGGCCTGGCGCATGGATCCGGACGTGCCGTTGGTCGTGCCCGAGGTGAACGCGGCTGCGACCGAAGGCTTCAAGAAGAAGAACATCATCGCCAACCCGAATTGCTCGACCGCGCAGCTCGTGGTCGCGCTGAAGCCGCTGCACGACAAGGCGACCATCAAGCGCGTGGTGGTCTCGACCTATCAATCGGTGTCGGGCGCCGGCAAGGACGGCATGGACGAATTGTTCTCGCAGACCAAGGCCGTCTACACCAATAGCGATCTGATCGCGAAGAAATTCCCCAAGCGCATCGCCTTCAACGTCATCCCCCACATCGACGTCTTCATGGAGGACGGCTACACCAAGGAAGAGTGGAAGATGATGGCGGAGACCAAGAAGATTCTTGATCCCAAGATCAAGCTCTCCGCGACCTGCGTGCGGGTGCCTGTGTTCGTCGGCCATTCCGAGGCCGTCAACATCGAGTTCGAAAATCCGATCACGGCCGACGAAGCGCGCAACATCCTGCGCACGGCGCCCGGCTGCCTCGTCATCGACAAGCAGGAGCCCGGCGGCTACGCCACGCCGTACGAAGCGGCCGGCGAAGACGCGACCTATATCAGCCGCATCCGCGAGGACGCGACGGTGGAGAACGGTCTCGTGCTGTGGTGCGTGTCCGACAACCTTCGCAAGGGCGCAGCGCTGAACGCGATCCAGATCGCCGAAGTGCTGATCAATCGCAAGCTGATCAGCGCGAAGAAGAAGGCGGCGTAA
- a CDS encoding carbonic anhydrase → MITFPKSLLDGYNAFATHRLPAEQNRYRELSVKGQSPEVMVIGCCDSRVSPEAIFDVGPGELFVVRNIANLVPTYQPDANAHGVSAALEYAVTVLKVKHIVILGHAQCGGIRAFVDKIEPLTPGDFIGKWMQMFVKPGEVVEQRDHETMAQFVERIEKAAVFRSLENLMTFPFVSKAVESGQMQLHGAYFGVAKGTLFVLDKASKEFKSARKLG, encoded by the coding sequence ATGATCACATTCCCGAAGTCCTTACTGGACGGCTACAACGCCTTCGCCACCCACCGGCTGCCGGCCGAGCAGAACCGCTATCGCGAACTGTCGGTGAAGGGCCAATCGCCGGAAGTGATGGTGATCGGCTGCTGCGACAGCCGCGTCTCACCCGAAGCGATCTTCGATGTCGGACCGGGCGAATTGTTCGTCGTTCGCAACATCGCCAATCTGGTGCCGACCTATCAGCCCGACGCCAACGCACACGGCGTCTCGGCCGCGCTGGAATATGCCGTCACCGTACTGAAGGTGAAGCACATCGTCATCCTCGGCCACGCGCAATGCGGCGGCATCCGCGCTTTCGTCGACAAGATCGAGCCGCTGACGCCCGGCGACTTCATCGGCAAATGGATGCAGATGTTCGTCAAGCCCGGCGAAGTGGTGGAGCAGCGCGACCACGAGACCATGGCGCAATTCGTCGAGCGCATCGAAAAGGCCGCGGTGTTCCGCAGCCTGGAGAACCTGATGACGTTCCCGTTCGTGAGCAAGGCCGTCGAGAGCGGCCAGATGCAATTGCACGGAGCCTATTTCGGCGTCGCCAAGGGAACGCTGTTCGTGCTGGACAAGGCGAGCAAGGAATTCAAGAGCGCGCGGAAATTGGGGTAG